One genomic window of Augochlora pura isolate Apur16 chromosome 5, APUR_v2.2.1, whole genome shotgun sequence includes the following:
- the LOC144470200 gene encoding endoplasmic reticulum lectin 1 isoform X2 — protein sequence MSNNRGIYSVLPFFLITVYGHDMKSFDDTVLFKVNWPGKSNTDLLETRPNVEPYFITTANNERYQCMIPDLASQEEDPNEPYYGVNPIEILSLLFRHGICSYKVEIYWTYELCHGKFVRQYHEDREGKKAKIQEYYLGTFNNVQELKLFAEYQEKYLRPNGKADIPVTKVDGINMPYVEIEMGDGTVCDINGKPRKVKVRYVCYQHGRHDLFSIKELISCEYEVIVLSPVLCHHPHYKPQGTEGNEISCLPVDNAPKKPRALISMEMESLKLQHQKVTDVRVEIHQVDMMDKHNAEDSINSITDQGISPAEASPVKNFLSGKNCLHGGNGWWKYEFCYGRSVVQYHIERDGSKTIVNLGKFDKQKHLNWIAAHPHKKPKPPELRKQLTHFYSDGNICDKTGNPRQTEVKLKCVEGHAASPSSVSLFLLEPKTCEYVLGVESPLICDILEYADSNGLLSEKFEVNFDKMKTTVYHEYDDLDERIANGDE from the exons ATGTCGAATAATCGTGGTATCTACAGTGTGCTGCCATTTTTCCTTATCACTGTATATGGACATGATATGAAAAGTTTCGATGATACCGTTCTGTTTAAAGTTAACTGGCCAGGGAAATCTAATACTGATTTACTG GAGACACGGCCTAATGTAGAGCCTTACTTTATAACAACTGCGAACAATGAACGGTATCAGTGTATGATTCCTGATTTGGCTAGTCAAGAAGAGGATCCTAATGAACCTTATTATGGAGTAAACCCTATAGAAATTTTGTCGCTCCTGTTTAGGCATGGTATTTGTTCTTATAAG GTGGAGATATATTGGACATACGAATTATGTCATGGAAAGTTTGTACGACAATATCATGAAGACAGAGAGGGGAAGAAAGCAAAGATACAGGAGTATTACTTAGGTACCTTTAACAATGTGCAAGAATTGAAACTGTTTGCAGAATATCAAGAAAAGTACCTAAGGCCTAATGGCAAAGCAGACATACCGGTTACCAAAGTCGATGGGATCAATATGCCTTATGTGGAGATTGAGATGGGCGATGGCACAGTTTGTGATATAAATGGTAAACCACGTAAGGTCAAAGTTCGATATGTTTGTTATCAGCATGGTAGACACGATTTGTTCTCTATCAAGGAGCTTATAAGTTGTGAATATGAAGTCATTGTACTGTCTCCTGTGCTGTGCCATCATCCTCATTATAAACCACAAGGTACAGAAGGAAATGAAATCAGTTGCTTGCCGGTTGACAATGCACCAAAAAAACCAAGAGCACTTATTTCAATGGAAATGGAAAGCTTAAAGCTACAGCATCAAAAAGTGACG GATGTCAGAGTTGAGATACATCAGGTGGACATGATGGACAAACATAACGCTGAGGACTCTATCAATTCCATAACGGATCAAGGTATCAGTCCGGCGGAAGCAAGTCCAGTGAAAAATTTTCTAAGtggcaaaaattgtttacacgGG GGCAACGGATGGTGGAAGTACGAGTTTTGCTATGGGCGTTCTGTGGTTCAATACCACATAGAACGGGACGGTAGCAAAACGATAGTAAACCTCGGTAAATTCGATAAGCAGAAGCATCTGAACTGGATCGCCGCGCACCCACACAAGAAGCCAAAACCACCAGAGCTGCGCAAACAGCTCACACATTTTTATAGCGATGGGAATATTTGTGATAAAACTGGCAATCCCAGGCAGACTGAG GTAAAACTAAAATGCGTCGAGGGTCACGCGGCCAGTCCATCCAGCGTTTCCCTGTTTTTGCTTGAGCCGAAGACCTGCGAATATGTGTTGGGAGTCGAATCGCCGTTGATCTGCGATATTTTAGAGTACGCTGATAGCAACGGGCTCCTAAGTGAGAAGTTCGAGGTGAATTTCGACAAGATGAAGACCACTGTCTACCATGAGTACGACGACTTGGATGAGAGGATAGCGAATGGAGACGAATAG
- the LOC144470200 gene encoding endoplasmic reticulum lectin 1 isoform X1 encodes MSNNRGIYSVLPFFLITVYGHDMKSFDDTVLFKVNWPGKSNTDLLETRPNVEPYFITTANNERYQCMIPDLASQEEDPNEPYYGVNPIEILSLLFRHGICSYKVEIYWTYELCHGKFVRQYHEDREGKKAKIQEYYLGTFNNVQELKLFAEYQEKYLRPNGKADIPVTKVDGINMPYVEIEMGDGTVCDINGKPRKVKVRYVCYQHGRHDLFSIKELISCEYEVIVLSPVLCHHPHYKPQGTEGNEISCLPVDNAPKKPRALISMEMESLKLQHQKVTDDKPQKVYAILHVDKEGQDVRVEIHQVDMMDKHNAEDSINSITDQGISPAEASPVKNFLSGKNCLHGGNGWWKYEFCYGRSVVQYHIERDGSKTIVNLGKFDKQKHLNWIAAHPHKKPKPPELRKQLTHFYSDGNICDKTGNPRQTEVKLKCVEGHAASPSSVSLFLLEPKTCEYVLGVESPLICDILEYADSNGLLSEKFEVNFDKMKTTVYHEYDDLDERIANGDE; translated from the exons ATGTCGAATAATCGTGGTATCTACAGTGTGCTGCCATTTTTCCTTATCACTGTATATGGACATGATATGAAAAGTTTCGATGATACCGTTCTGTTTAAAGTTAACTGGCCAGGGAAATCTAATACTGATTTACTG GAGACACGGCCTAATGTAGAGCCTTACTTTATAACAACTGCGAACAATGAACGGTATCAGTGTATGATTCCTGATTTGGCTAGTCAAGAAGAGGATCCTAATGAACCTTATTATGGAGTAAACCCTATAGAAATTTTGTCGCTCCTGTTTAGGCATGGTATTTGTTCTTATAAG GTGGAGATATATTGGACATACGAATTATGTCATGGAAAGTTTGTACGACAATATCATGAAGACAGAGAGGGGAAGAAAGCAAAGATACAGGAGTATTACTTAGGTACCTTTAACAATGTGCAAGAATTGAAACTGTTTGCAGAATATCAAGAAAAGTACCTAAGGCCTAATGGCAAAGCAGACATACCGGTTACCAAAGTCGATGGGATCAATATGCCTTATGTGGAGATTGAGATGGGCGATGGCACAGTTTGTGATATAAATGGTAAACCACGTAAGGTCAAAGTTCGATATGTTTGTTATCAGCATGGTAGACACGATTTGTTCTCTATCAAGGAGCTTATAAGTTGTGAATATGAAGTCATTGTACTGTCTCCTGTGCTGTGCCATCATCCTCATTATAAACCACAAGGTACAGAAGGAAATGAAATCAGTTGCTTGCCGGTTGACAATGCACCAAAAAAACCAAGAGCACTTATTTCAATGGAAATGGAAAGCTTAAAGCTACAGCATCAAAAAGTGACG GATGACAAGCCGCAGAAAGTCTATGCAATCCTCCATGTAGATAAGGAGGGCCAG GATGTCAGAGTTGAGATACATCAGGTGGACATGATGGACAAACATAACGCTGAGGACTCTATCAATTCCATAACGGATCAAGGTATCAGTCCGGCGGAAGCAAGTCCAGTGAAAAATTTTCTAAGtggcaaaaattgtttacacgGG GGCAACGGATGGTGGAAGTACGAGTTTTGCTATGGGCGTTCTGTGGTTCAATACCACATAGAACGGGACGGTAGCAAAACGATAGTAAACCTCGGTAAATTCGATAAGCAGAAGCATCTGAACTGGATCGCCGCGCACCCACACAAGAAGCCAAAACCACCAGAGCTGCGCAAACAGCTCACACATTTTTATAGCGATGGGAATATTTGTGATAAAACTGGCAATCCCAGGCAGACTGAG GTAAAACTAAAATGCGTCGAGGGTCACGCGGCCAGTCCATCCAGCGTTTCCCTGTTTTTGCTTGAGCCGAAGACCTGCGAATATGTGTTGGGAGTCGAATCGCCGTTGATCTGCGATATTTTAGAGTACGCTGATAGCAACGGGCTCCTAAGTGAGAAGTTCGAGGTGAATTTCGACAAGATGAAGACCACTGTCTACCATGAGTACGACGACTTGGATGAGAGGATAGCGAATGGAGACGAATAG
- the Btz gene encoding CASC3 exon junction complex subunit isoform X2 codes for MSDTRRRRKSNQSCGSDDLSDSCEELNATKETQSSEQTDGHQDSECDIYASDSDVESQDGALRESGDGQEEEKPQKKLDDDEDRRNPQYIPKRGTFYEHDDRTADEVTETNQESQNERETKEKKVWKDKEDRWDHDRYNDEEQAPKSHEELIAVYGYDIRNEEGPPRARRRRRYGRGPNKYTRNWEDEDAYGKPGTNVTNRNRKFNRSGEDFPALGTNKNAPSHVEEPVISSAWYSSKNKLQNKVQNFPPLQTQSDSPKTKPSSASNTHTNENKAPNEPTNPAWKKDTKHSSHTQSNNGNSGAGGDADKLVNAKTSPRDNNKRNVQESVSLAASRTRGRGFRTNANNNMVTNRTIETKPKGRGAGPITAENKRNSNVQNDDEQQITHDMKHVSLNDGTQYHQSGRHNKSFYGQSSNQQRSSTVPPRMQQQQSHSSPQPQQQSLQQQDSSANRPKRYSSLRQRPTVSETPGQQNYPSQHGQHGQHTQHSQHNQHNQHNQHGYFPPQGYPQGHFEQTTPVAAAATPLAGQPVIPLPPNGQPASYAPPPFLVPPPQFIPPQTAPPSIINYVSGPNGPAFQPNYPGYQGYSPPVQPQRPPPPQELFQPQGCTYYSPAQQQQQQQQSAPMRRPKAAIPILPPPDNQQHQSGKGRGRSTQLQQPNQPGNMQQTDQEIKSGLMEGEQQGIPEQFENVQIEQNPPIQETQKGIDLSAIPDTMVEEVDAKDVDIDTPVVQELVTTDPIDEIMNANNSSKITLDENIVPIKTTAVEKAENDPIVIESSTTESKVVEEAAA; via the exons ATGTCGGATACTAGACGACGTCGAAAGTCTAATCAGTCGTGCGGTTCCGACGACCTCTCCGATTCCTGTGAAGAGTTGAACGCAACGAAAGAGACCCAG AGCAGCGAACAAACCGATGGGCATCAAGACTCCGAATGCGATATTTATGCATCCGACTCTGACGTTGAATCTCAAGATGGAGCATTAAGGGAGAGCGGCGATGGCcaagaagaagagaaaccTCAGAAGAAATtagacgacgacgaggacagAAGGAATCCACAGTATATTCCGAAGAGAGGGACATTTTATGAACACGATGACAGAACTGCTGATGAAGTGACAGAAACCAACCAAGAGTCTCAGAATGAAAGGGAAACCAAAGAGAAGAAAGTATGGAAAGATAAAGAAGATAGATGGGATCATGACAGATACAATGACGAAGAGCAGGCACCAAAGAGCCATGAAGAACTGATAGCAGTTTACGGCTATGACATTAGAAATGAAGAAGGACCACCTAGGgctagaagaagaagaagatacgg TCGTGGCCCCAACAAATATACCCGTAACTGGGAAGATGAAGATGCGTATGGAAAACCAGGAACAAATGTCACCAATAGGAATAGAAAGTTTAACAGAAGTGGTGAAGATTTTCCGGCACTAGGAACTAATAAAAATGCTCCTAGCCACGTTGAGGAACCAGTAATCTCGTCGGCTTGGTAtagtagtaaaaataaattacagaacaAAGTGCAGAACTTTCCACCATTGCAAACTCAGAGCGATAGTCCAAAAACGAAACCAAGCAGTGCATCTAATACTCACAC gaatgaaaataaagcTCCTAATGAGCCTACAAATCCAGCCTGGAAAAAGGATACCAAGCACTCTTCACATACTCAGAGTAATAATGGAAATAGTGGAGCTGGTGGTGACGCGGATAAATTGGTGAATGCAAAAACATCTCCAAGAGATAACAACAAGAGGAACGTCCAAGAGTCTGTAAGCTTGGCAGCGAGTAGAACACGCGGACGAGGATTCAGGACGAACGCTAATAACAATATGGTTACTAATAGAACGATTGAAACTAAACCAAAGGGACGCGGGGCGGGTCCGATCACCGCGGAGAATAAGAGAAATAGTAATGTACAGAACGACGATGAGCAACAGATTACGCATGACATGAAGCATGTTAGTCTTAATGATGGTACACAGTACCATCAAAGTGGGAGACACAACA AAAGTTTCTATGGGCAGTCGTCCAACCAGCAGAGGTCGAGTACGGTACCTCCAAGAATGCAACAACAGCAATCTCATTCCTCACCGCAGCCACAACAACAATCGCTTCAACAGCAAGATAGTTCTGCCAATAGACCGAAGCGATACTCCAGTTTGCGGCAACGTCCTACAGTTTCTGAGACTCCTGGACAACAGAATTATCCATCACAGCATGGGCAGCATGGCCAACACACTCAACACAGCCAACACAATCAACATAATCAGCACAACCAGCATGGATATTTCCCCCCTCAAG gaTACCCGCAAGGTCATTTCGAGCAAACTACACCTGTCGCCGCCGCTGCCACGCCTCTGGCTGGACAACCTGTTATTCCTTTACCACCGAATGGTCAACCGGCTAGTTATGCTCCACCGCCATTTTTGGTACCGCCACCGCAATTTATACCTCCACAGACTGCTCCACCTAGTATAATCAATTATGTTTCTGGCCCGAATGGTCCAGCATTTCAACCAAACTATCCAGGCTACCAAGGATACAGCCCACCAGTTCAG CCGCAGCGTCCTCCACCCCCGCAAGAGCTTTTCCAACCACAAGGTTGTACGTACTATAGTCCAGcacagcagcaacaacaacaacaacagtcGGCTCCGATGAGACGACCAAAAGCTGCGATTCCGATTCTTCCACCACCTGATAATCAACAACACCAAAGTGGGAAAGGACGAGGCAGGAGTACACAGCTCCAGCAACCGAATCAGCCTGGCAATATGCAACAGACTGACCAAGAAATTAAAAGCGGCTTAATGGAAGGTGAACAGCAGGGCATTCCGGAACAGTTTGAGAACGTTCAAATCGAACAGAACCCCCCGATTCAAGAAACACAGAAAGGCATAGATCTAAGTGCAATACCAGACACTATGGTCGAAGAGGTAGATGCTAAAGACGTTGATATAGATACACCAGTTGTTCAAGAACTCGTTACAACAGATCCTATCGACGAGATTATGAATGCTAACAACTCATCAAAAATTACTCtagatgaaaatattgttcccATTAAAACAACAGCCGTAGAAAAAGCTGAGAATGATCCTATCGTCATTGAGAGTAGTACAACTGAAAGTAAAGTTGTCGAAGAAGCAGCAGCTTGA
- the Ift43 gene encoding intraflagellar transport 43 isoform X2 has protein sequence MDWAADLEITSKKLLPRLGRRSTQQNITQEDSKSDDDLLESPISITAGRSTQPPVAPPRTRKTGWGDELKSGRVRGTSSIIEQERSRGLEKDPADDIPIIPDLDEIQEDSALSDVNTPTVNVNRVTAYKELDTDLVKNAAFTSLNGVNLSLLAEKLYNENLTKEPDEVWNWNLLFTQVASEINSEAQKKIST, from the exons ATGGATTGGGCCGCGGATTTGGAGATCACTTCAAAGAAG ctGTTACCCCGGCTTGGCAGACGCTCAACGCAGCAAAACATCACGCAGGAAGATAGTAAGTCGGACGATGATCTTTTGGAGAGTCCTATATCTATAACCGCTGGCAGATCGACGCAACCACCTGTGGCACCTCCTCGCACCAGAAAAACGGGATGGGGAGACGAACTGAAGAGCGGCAG agTTCGGGGGACGTCTAGCATAATTGAACA GGAACGAAGTCGGGGACTTGAGAAGGACCCTGCAGACG ACATCCCTATTATTCCAGATTTGGACGAAATACAAGAGGACAGCGCACTATCCGATGTCAATACTCCCAC GGTAAACGTGAACAGAGTTACCGCTTACAAAGAGCTCGATACCGACTTGGTGAAGAATGCCGCGTTCACTTCCCTTAATGGCGTTAATTTGTCCCTTCTTGCTGAGAAATTGTACAATGAGAACCTGACGAAAGAACCAGATGAAGTGTGGAACTGGAATCTCCTCTTCACTCAAGTCGCCTCTGAAATAAATAGCGAGGCTCAGAAAAAAATTTCTACGTAA
- the Ift43 gene encoding intraflagellar transport 43 isoform X1 — protein sequence MDWAADLEITSKKLLPRLGRRSTQQNITQEDSKSDDDLLESPISITAGRSTQPPVAPPRTRKTGWGDELKSGRVRGTSSIIEQLFIRERSRGLEKDPADDIPIIPDLDEIQEDSALSDVNTPTVNVNRVTAYKELDTDLVKNAAFTSLNGVNLSLLAEKLYNENLTKEPDEVWNWNLLFTQVASEINSEAQKKIST from the exons ATGGATTGGGCCGCGGATTTGGAGATCACTTCAAAGAAG ctGTTACCCCGGCTTGGCAGACGCTCAACGCAGCAAAACATCACGCAGGAAGATAGTAAGTCGGACGATGATCTTTTGGAGAGTCCTATATCTATAACCGCTGGCAGATCGACGCAACCACCTGTGGCACCTCCTCGCACCAGAAAAACGGGATGGGGAGACGAACTGAAGAGCGGCAG agTTCGGGGGACGTCTAGCATAATTGAACA ACTGTTTATTAGGGAACGAAGTCGGGGACTTGAGAAGGACCCTGCAGACG ACATCCCTATTATTCCAGATTTGGACGAAATACAAGAGGACAGCGCACTATCCGATGTCAATACTCCCAC GGTAAACGTGAACAGAGTTACCGCTTACAAAGAGCTCGATACCGACTTGGTGAAGAATGCCGCGTTCACTTCCCTTAATGGCGTTAATTTGTCCCTTCTTGCTGAGAAATTGTACAATGAGAACCTGACGAAAGAACCAGATGAAGTGTGGAACTGGAATCTCCTCTTCACTCAAGTCGCCTCTGAAATAAATAGCGAGGCTCAGAAAAAAATTTCTACGTAA
- the Btz gene encoding CASC3 exon junction complex subunit isoform X1: MSDTRRRRKSNQSCGSDDLSDSCEELNATKETQSSEQTDGHQDSECDIYASDSDVESQDGALRESGDGQEEEKPQKKLDDDEDRRNPQYIPKRGTFYEHDDRTADEVTETNQESQNERETKEKKVWKDKEDRWDHDRYNDEEQAPKSHEELIAVYGYDIRNEEGPPRARRRRRYGRGPNKYTRNWEDEDAYGKPGTNVTNRNRKFNRSGEDFPALGTNKNAPSHVEEPVISSAWYSSKNKLQNKVQNFPPLQTQSDSPKTKPSSASNTHTNENKAPNEPTNPAWKKDTKHSSHTQSNNGNSGAGGDADKLVNAKTSPRDNNKRNVQESVSLAASRTRGRGFRTNANNNMVTNRTIETKPKGRGAGPITAENKRNSNVQNDDEQQITHDMKHVSLNDGTQYHQSGRHNKSFYGQSSNQQRSSTVPPRMQQQQSHSSPQPQQQSLQQQDSSANRPKRYSSLRQRPTVSETPGQQNYPSQHGQHGQHTQHSQHNQHNQHNQHGYFPPQAGNSRGVLESQGYPQGHFEQTTPVAAAATPLAGQPVIPLPPNGQPASYAPPPFLVPPPQFIPPQTAPPSIINYVSGPNGPAFQPNYPGYQGYSPPVQPQRPPPPQELFQPQGCTYYSPAQQQQQQQQSAPMRRPKAAIPILPPPDNQQHQSGKGRGRSTQLQQPNQPGNMQQTDQEIKSGLMEGEQQGIPEQFENVQIEQNPPIQETQKGIDLSAIPDTMVEEVDAKDVDIDTPVVQELVTTDPIDEIMNANNSSKITLDENIVPIKTTAVEKAENDPIVIESSTTESKVVEEAAA, translated from the exons ATGTCGGATACTAGACGACGTCGAAAGTCTAATCAGTCGTGCGGTTCCGACGACCTCTCCGATTCCTGTGAAGAGTTGAACGCAACGAAAGAGACCCAG AGCAGCGAACAAACCGATGGGCATCAAGACTCCGAATGCGATATTTATGCATCCGACTCTGACGTTGAATCTCAAGATGGAGCATTAAGGGAGAGCGGCGATGGCcaagaagaagagaaaccTCAGAAGAAATtagacgacgacgaggacagAAGGAATCCACAGTATATTCCGAAGAGAGGGACATTTTATGAACACGATGACAGAACTGCTGATGAAGTGACAGAAACCAACCAAGAGTCTCAGAATGAAAGGGAAACCAAAGAGAAGAAAGTATGGAAAGATAAAGAAGATAGATGGGATCATGACAGATACAATGACGAAGAGCAGGCACCAAAGAGCCATGAAGAACTGATAGCAGTTTACGGCTATGACATTAGAAATGAAGAAGGACCACCTAGGgctagaagaagaagaagatacgg TCGTGGCCCCAACAAATATACCCGTAACTGGGAAGATGAAGATGCGTATGGAAAACCAGGAACAAATGTCACCAATAGGAATAGAAAGTTTAACAGAAGTGGTGAAGATTTTCCGGCACTAGGAACTAATAAAAATGCTCCTAGCCACGTTGAGGAACCAGTAATCTCGTCGGCTTGGTAtagtagtaaaaataaattacagaacaAAGTGCAGAACTTTCCACCATTGCAAACTCAGAGCGATAGTCCAAAAACGAAACCAAGCAGTGCATCTAATACTCACAC gaatgaaaataaagcTCCTAATGAGCCTACAAATCCAGCCTGGAAAAAGGATACCAAGCACTCTTCACATACTCAGAGTAATAATGGAAATAGTGGAGCTGGTGGTGACGCGGATAAATTGGTGAATGCAAAAACATCTCCAAGAGATAACAACAAGAGGAACGTCCAAGAGTCTGTAAGCTTGGCAGCGAGTAGAACACGCGGACGAGGATTCAGGACGAACGCTAATAACAATATGGTTACTAATAGAACGATTGAAACTAAACCAAAGGGACGCGGGGCGGGTCCGATCACCGCGGAGAATAAGAGAAATAGTAATGTACAGAACGACGATGAGCAACAGATTACGCATGACATGAAGCATGTTAGTCTTAATGATGGTACACAGTACCATCAAAGTGGGAGACACAACA AAAGTTTCTATGGGCAGTCGTCCAACCAGCAGAGGTCGAGTACGGTACCTCCAAGAATGCAACAACAGCAATCTCATTCCTCACCGCAGCCACAACAACAATCGCTTCAACAGCAAGATAGTTCTGCCAATAGACCGAAGCGATACTCCAGTTTGCGGCAACGTCCTACAGTTTCTGAGACTCCTGGACAACAGAATTATCCATCACAGCATGGGCAGCATGGCCAACACACTCAACACAGCCAACACAATCAACATAATCAGCACAACCAGCATGGATATTTCCCCCCTCAAG CTGGCAATTCAAGAGGTGTTTTAGAGTCGCAAG gaTACCCGCAAGGTCATTTCGAGCAAACTACACCTGTCGCCGCCGCTGCCACGCCTCTGGCTGGACAACCTGTTATTCCTTTACCACCGAATGGTCAACCGGCTAGTTATGCTCCACCGCCATTTTTGGTACCGCCACCGCAATTTATACCTCCACAGACTGCTCCACCTAGTATAATCAATTATGTTTCTGGCCCGAATGGTCCAGCATTTCAACCAAACTATCCAGGCTACCAAGGATACAGCCCACCAGTTCAG CCGCAGCGTCCTCCACCCCCGCAAGAGCTTTTCCAACCACAAGGTTGTACGTACTATAGTCCAGcacagcagcaacaacaacaacaacagtcGGCTCCGATGAGACGACCAAAAGCTGCGATTCCGATTCTTCCACCACCTGATAATCAACAACACCAAAGTGGGAAAGGACGAGGCAGGAGTACACAGCTCCAGCAACCGAATCAGCCTGGCAATATGCAACAGACTGACCAAGAAATTAAAAGCGGCTTAATGGAAGGTGAACAGCAGGGCATTCCGGAACAGTTTGAGAACGTTCAAATCGAACAGAACCCCCCGATTCAAGAAACACAGAAAGGCATAGATCTAAGTGCAATACCAGACACTATGGTCGAAGAGGTAGATGCTAAAGACGTTGATATAGATACACCAGTTGTTCAAGAACTCGTTACAACAGATCCTATCGACGAGATTATGAATGCTAACAACTCATCAAAAATTACTCtagatgaaaatattgttcccATTAAAACAACAGCCGTAGAAAAAGCTGAGAATGATCCTATCGTCATTGAGAGTAGTACAACTGAAAGTAAAGTTGTCGAAGAAGCAGCAGCTTGA
- the LOC144470381 gene encoding mitochondrial import receptor subunit TOM40 homolog 1: MGMVHASAMKEEKPSEVYNEKECLQCVEPQDRGPGNPGSFEDLHKKVKTLYPQNFEGARLIIKKVLSDHFNVTHTITLSSVTPSGYKFGASYEGTKLVGPKERYPVIIGQISPNGNLSASFIHTIGCRFRCKLSAQIANGVCKASSTSAEYRANDFTLAVTMANPDIAKNHGTLVMHYLQAISSRVTLGAELACLRGSKVPGGQETVMCVAFRYSTGLSTLSGTLGEAGLHVCYHHKASSHLELGVELETNMRTHHSVATIVYQMNVPYADLVFRGIVNSETTVGAVFEKRLYPIPESSLVISSLLNHSKQQFRVGIGLNIGQ, encoded by the coding sequence ATGGGCATGGTGCACGCTTCGGCGATGAAAGAGGAAAAACCAAGCGAAGTGTACAACGAGAAGGAATGCTTGCAGTGCGTAGAGCCGCAGGACAGGGGTCCAGGAAATCCAGGAAGCTTCGAGGACCTACACAAAAAGGTGAAGACTCTATATCCGCAAAACTTCGAGGGAGCGCGTTTGATAATCAAGAAGGTGCTTAGTGACCATTTCAATGTTACACATACAATTACGCTGAGCTCTGTGACACCATCCGGTTACAAGTTTGGCGCAAGTTATGAAGGTACGAAGTTGGTTGGACCAAAGGAGAGGTACCCAGTGATTATCGGTCAGATATCACCAAACGGAAATCTCTCTGCTTCGTTCATACACACGATAGGTTGTCGGTTCCGGTGCAAATTATCTGCACAGATAGCTAATGGAGTATGCAAGGCATCAAGTACTTCCGCAGAATACCGCGCGAATGACTTTACATTAGCGGTGACAATGGCGAACCCGGACATCGCTAAGAATCACGGGACCTTGGTGATGCACTATCTACAAGCGATCTCATCGAGAGTCACTCTGGGAGCGGAGCTGGCCTGTCTTCGCGGCTCTAAAGTACCCGGTGGTCAAGAAACAGTTATGTGTGTCGCCTTCCGATACAGTACTGGTCTATCAACTCTGTCCGGTACTCTTGGCGAGGCTGGTCTGCATGTGTGCTACCATCACAAAGCAAGCTCGCATTTGGAACTTGGCGTTGAGCTGGAGACCAACATGCGGACTCATCACTCGGTTGCTACAATAGTTTATCAAATGAATGTTCCCTACGCGGATCTAGTATTTCGCGGAATTGTCAACTCTGAGACCACCGTTGGCGCTGTATTCGAGAAACGGTTGTATCCTATACCCGAGTCCTCGCTGGTCATCAGCAGTCTATTGAATCACAGCAAGCAACAGTTTCGCGTAGGCATCGGTCTTAACATCGGACAGTGA